CTTCATGAGCCTCCGCATGCGATGGATAGTGGTGGCTGCGCTGGCGACAGTGCTGACGCCGGCCTGCGAGTTTGTGAGCGTGGAGCCGCAAGGGGAGCTCCCGGTTCTGTCCGCTCCTCAGGCCACCTTTGACGACCGGGACAACAGCTTTTATGCCGCGGTTACGGTGACCCTACCCCAGGAGGACAGCGAGCCCCCCAGCATCTGGGTCGAACTGTATCTGGCCACTGGTGCGCTGGCGGATTCGCTGGGCACCGATTCGGTACTTGCCGCCTCCAGCCTGCTGGATAGCGCCACCGGCGGCGACATACTGCCCTCCGACGGTGTCTATGCCAGCAAATTTGACTCCCCGTTGCCTGTGGGCGCGGGTGGCTTTGTGCGCATCGAGTTCTTGGCAATCGTTTCTGGCGACACCAGCCAGGAATCGGTTATCCTCGGCCTCATCAATATCCGGCCTGTGATTCTCAGCGTCTCCGCTGCCGACACGCTGCGACTGCCGCCGGAGGGCTTCGTTACCGTGGACACCATACGGGCGGTAGTGGATGATCCCGATGGGCTGAGCGACATCAGATCGGTGAGTTTCCTTACCCTGAAACCGGATAGCACCTTGGGCAATGACGGCCTACCCGTCGAGTTAGCGGACAACGGCGACTTGGTCGGTTGGGGCGATGCCACTGCCGTAGACGGCCTTTTCAGCCGGATCATTCTGCTACAGGCCGAGGCAGCGCTGGGAACCTATATCTACAGCTTTGTGGCGAAAGACTTTCGCGGCGCGGTCAGTGATACGGTCAAGCACACGGTGGTGGTGCAGTAGTGGGGCGCCTGCTTTTGGTGCTGGGGCTACTGGGCGGACTGTGGGGTCAGCAGGTGCCGCCCGGGTTCGGTCTTGGCAAAGCCTTGGGCACCAGCACGGCCTTCGTCCCACCCGATACCCTCCTGTCTCCAGGTCTGGCCAGCAACGGCATCGTCGATATCATAGCTGCCGGCGACTCCCTGCTTTTTTTCGGCACGTCGAGGGGTCTATCGCTGACCACCGATCTGGGCGCCAGTTTCCTGTCTTATGTTGATAGTCTGACGGACCTCCCCCGGGGCGGCATCTCGGCCTTGAACCTGGTGGATTCCACGGTGGCGGTGGCGGGGCTGGTGGATACCGTCATCAGCGGCATGGGCGAGGTCATGGGCGCCGGGCTGGCCTTTTCCACCGACCTGGGCGGCACCTGGACCTACGTGCCCCAGCCGCAGGACCCCCCTGGGGAGGAATTCACCACGTTTCTTTGGGCCGACTCCTTGGCTGACCAGCTGGCCGTCACCACCACCATCCGCAACGTGACCTTCGATGTGGCCATTTCCCAGGGCACCATCTGGGCCGCCAGTTGGGCCAGCGGTCTGCGGCGCTACCATATGGCTGCCGACACCGGCTGGTCAACCGTAGCCCTGCCGCTGGATGGGGACTCCACCATGTCATGCGACAGTCTTCCCGCCGGCTATGTCCTTAATGCGCGTGACCCCGGCGACGGCGGCAACCACAACCACAAGGCTTTCTCTGTGATGGCCTATGACTCGCTGGTCTGGGTCGGCACCGCCGCAGGGCTCAACAAGGGTATCATCGATGCGGTCAGCGGCTGCATCACCTGGACCCACTTTACGGCCCAGTGGCACGGCCTCTCGGGCAACTGGGTCGTGGCCTTGCACCGGCAGGTGACCGCTGGCAGCGAGCGCATCTGGGCGGCCACCGTAAACGCTGAGGCCGCCGGTGAGCTGCGGGGGGTCAGTTTTACCGAGGACGGCGGCCTGACTTGGCGGGTGACGCTGCTGGGCGAGCGGGTCAACAACTTCGCCACCTCCGGGGACGTGGTCTATGCGGCTACGGATAACGGTCTGTATAAATCGCTGGACGCCCGCAACTGGGCCTTGTTCGAATCAGCGGTGGATGCAATCACGGGCGAACAGGTCTGGGCCGAAAAGGCCTGGGGCGCCCTTTATGACCCCCGGGACGGCACCTTGTGGATTGGCACTCCCGATGGTCTGGCGTCGACTCAGGGCGACGGCCCCCCCTGGCGGATTGACCGCAGTTTCGTCTCCACGGCCGACTCAGGAGAAGTCCCCTTTTACGCCTACCCCAATCCCTTCTACCTTGCCGAGGACAACTTCCGGGATGGTCGGGGGCACGTTCGCTTTCAGTACCACGTGACCCCTGAGCTGGAAGGGAGATCGGCCCGTATCGCCATTTTTGATTTCGCCATGGACCCGGTTATCGTTCTTCCTGCCCGCCAGCACCCTATGGAGGGCGACTTCAGCCAGGTGTGGGACGGCCGCAACAAAGCCGGCCACCAGGTCGCCAACGGGGTCTATTACTGTCGCCTGAAACTGGGCCCGCGCGAGGACTGGACCAAGGTCATGGTCATCAAATGAGGCGGATTCTGCTCCTGGCGCTGACAGTGCCCGCCTTGTGGGCTGGCGGACCGGCCACCGGGGGCTATGCCGGTGCCTTTGCCCGTTTAGGGGCGGATGCACGCTCCGGCGCGCTGGCAGGCGCGCTGCTGGCCGATATCAATGCCGGGCATCTGGCGCTCACCAATCCAGCCAGCATGGTCTACGTGCAGCGGCGGGAGCTGGGGCTGTCCTACATGGCGCTGCCTCTGGACCGCACCCTGCAGGGTTTGAGCCTGGCAACCGGCTTGCCCCCGTCGGCCGCCGTCGGCATCAGCTACCTGCGTGCCGGTGACAGCAACATTTTGGCCCGCAACAGCATTGGGGAGCCCGGAGACTTGCTCACCTATGCGGAGAGCATGGTGGTGCTCTCGTTCGCCAACCGCATGAGTCCCAGCTTCAGTATCGGGATCAACGCCAAGGTTTTGATTGTCAACCTTGGCGCGGAGGATGCAAGGGGTTTTGGACTGGATCTGGGGGTGCTCTATCACCGGCCCAGCGGTTTGAATCTGGCCCTGCGGGTGCAGAATGTGACCGGAGCCGTCTCGTGGAGGGTGGCCGCCTCGCAGGGGGAGCGCGTGTACGTTGACGACCTGCCCACCATTGTCAGCGTGGGTGCGCGGATTCCGTGGCGCCACTTTACCTTCTTTGGCCAAACCGACGTGATTTTTCCCAAGTTCCGCAGCAATGAAAAAATTGTCTACGAGCTCCCCTTTCCGGTCTTCAAGCTGGCCGTGGAGGACATTTTTTGGGAGCGCTATTTTGTCCGCGGCGGACTGGACCATACCACGCCCACAGCCGGTGTGGGTGTGCGCTATTCGGTCCGGCGGCCGCAGGATAGCCGGGTGGATTACAGTCTGTCGCTGGGCAAGGCGGGCGAAGGGCTGGGGCACCTCTTTACCTGGCTCTTCAGCTTCTGATGGTCCACCTGAAAGGCAAACATCCATGTGCGCCGGCCATTCTGCTGTTCGCGGTCTGCCTGGTGGCGGCTCAATCCCTTTCGGCGTTGGGTTGGCGGGCCAGTTTTTTGCCCTCGTCGGCTACGGCGTTGGCACTGGCCGGGGGCGGTCGAGCCCTGCCCGGCAACATGACGCTCAGCCTGGTGAGTCCGGCCCACCTGTGGGGTGCCCAATCCGAGGAGTTGGAGTTTGGCTACCTGCGCATGTTTGGCGATCTGGCGGGCTTTGGCGTCCGCTGGCACCGCTATCGCAACGGCCGACCGGTTCAACTGGTCCTCAGGTCCCAGGTGGAGGACGAACTGGAGCTCCGCGGCCCGGTACCCACGGCCGAACCCCTGGGCCTGTTCAGCGCCCGTCTCCTCTCGGTAACCTATCTCTGGGGCCGGCGACTTGGAGCCACCCGTCTGGGCTTTGGCCTGACCGCCGCTTACCAGCGGATATTCGAGTATTCTGGCCGCGGCTTCTGGGTCTCGGCCGGGTGGCAGGGTGAACTGCTGCCCTGGCTGCGGTGGGGTCTGTCAGTGGATAACCTGGGCGTGGGCGAATCGCTGGTGGCGGGCGGCGATCCCGGCAGTTTGTTCTCGGCGGGTGCCGGTCTGGCCGTCAAAACGCCCCTGTGGAACAGCTATGTGTCCCTTGACCTGGGTTGGGAGGTGACCCGCAGACCGGTTCCAACAACGGCATGGCATGTTCCGGGCGACGTATTGCAGCTCAACCTTAGTGTCCGGTGGGAGGGGGAAGACCCCCTGCTTGCGGCCGGATTTCAATGGAAGTACCGGCGCTGGGCTGTGGCCTACTCCTATGCCTATCAGAGCCGCGTTTTGGGACTGCCGCACATGATCACGCTCGGCCGGCGGCTCTAGGCCAGCTATGCGCTCACCTGCACTGCTGAACTTGCTACCCGATGCTTCCTCACGCCCAGCGCCCCCTGCTCGCGCCTAGATGAGCGCTTCCCCATCGGCAGATTTATCCCGGCCGGGGAGGCCTAAAATCCTCAAGCTGTTATTCGTGGCACTGTTCCTGGGTGCGCTGGGGCTGGTTGGCTGGCACACGCTCTATGCCTGGATGACCGAGCGGCGACATGTACGCCGGGAAATACCCCAGTTGCGGGCCGATGTCATCGGCGATTTGGAGGACATCGGGCTGGCCCGTTCTCCTATCGTTGAGGAGGATGGCAGCATCAGGTTCGGCCACCCCCCCAGCATGAGGTCCGAGGACATCGTCCTCCTGCTGCGGCGCATCATGCAGACCCGCGGGCTGGTCATGACCTCGGCCGTGAAATACGCCGAACGCGGGGAGCTCTACGTGGAACTCAGCTCATCCCGGCAACATGTAGTCGTGCGCTTCATCTTTTCGCCGGGCTTGAAGGGCGAGATGCTGGCCGGCGTTGTGCGGGGGCGCATTGGCATCATCATTGACGATTTTGGGTATATACGTAACCGTCTCACGGCCGGTTTCATGGCCTTAGGGGAGAAGCTTACTTTATCAGTGATTCCAGGCCACCGTTACTCTAAGAATCTGGCCGACGAGGCGGTGCAGGCGGGCCATGAAGTGATGGTTCACATACCCATGGAGCCGAATAACTACAACGGGCGGGATGAAGAGGAGTTCATTCTGCTCTACGGCATGGATAGTGACGAAGCGCAGGCCCGAATCAGGAGGGCTTTCCAGGAAGTGACCGCAGCCAGGGGCGCCAACAATCATGAGGGTTCCCTGGCGACACTCGATACGGTCCTCATGGCGGTCTTGGCCAGGGAGCTGAAAAGCCGGAACAAGTACTTTGTGGACAGCTTTACCACGCCCGACACCCGCGCCCTGGACGTGATGGCGTCCAACGGTGTGTCTGCTCTGGGACGGCAGGTCTTCCTGGACAATGTTGACGATCCCGCCTATATCCGCAGGCAGCTGGCTGAGCTGGCCTCCTGGGCCGAATCAACCGGCTCGGCCATCGGCATCGGCCACGTGGGTGCCAGCCACCTGAATACCCTCGAGGTGCTGGCGGAGGAAATGCCCAAGCTCAGAGACCGGGGCTTTGAGTTTGTGTTCATCTCCGAGTTGATGGAGTAGGGATGGGCACG
This genomic window from Candidatus Neomarinimicrobiota bacterium contains:
- a CDS encoding divergent polysaccharide deacetylase family protein — protein: MALFLGALGLVGWHTLYAWMTERRHVRREIPQLRADVIGDLEDIGLARSPIVEEDGSIRFGHPPSMRSEDIVLLLRRIMQTRGLVMTSAVKYAERGELYVELSSSRQHVVVRFIFSPGLKGEMLAGVVRGRIGIIIDDFGYIRNRLTAGFMALGEKLTLSVIPGHRYSKNLADEAVQAGHEVMVHIPMEPNNYNGRDEEEFILLYGMDSDEAQARIRRAFQEVTAARGANNHEGSLATLDTVLMAVLARELKSRNKYFVDSFTTPDTRALDVMASNGVSALGRQVFLDNVDDPAYIRRQLAELASWAESTGSAIGIGHVGASHLNTLEVLAEEMPKLRDRGFEFVFISELME